The sequence TAGAAGTACTGtaactgcagaaatgttcgcggtggttttatttttgtccaatattgcaaGAGTATGTGACTATTGTACTGCcgtgaactaaaaaccaccgcgaacactcccttTTCCCCtgagcgcgaaataaaaacatgcgaagttaaatgcatttacagtatcacatgTTCTTAGAGATGTTTACCGTTGGCGAATCACTGATCTGGAAGTTGTCGAAGATTTCCTGCCAGACGATCCCTCTGGTCCTCTTGGGAACTTGATGAAGGATGTCAATTATCCTGTAAGAAAACATCATCATCGATGGGTGTCTGTCATCAGCGTCCCTCAAAGAGTCTATCACCTTCGTATGTAGAGGTAaaatcttaaaggcaaccaaagcaatatcagggcccaaaatatagaaataaaaaatgcttATATTttcatggtagtgacattttaTAAAGCTATCTACTTCATTTTCGTAATGAATTCATACTTTGAGTTTTTCAAAACCGTACAAAAACGTGCTGTACGATGATTctcttagttttgcgagcctacaaaaaccccggcgacgatgttcaatgagttctcacatcacaacggtgtcgtatttttgcatgatggacgtcgctatacattgtgatagtgttgtttgaactaatcatgtataaaaatgactgaataaattgactttcaaaatccgattttcgggcccttatgtaatattgcttgggtttcctttaacattgCTTAGGTTTCCTGTAAcattgcacccccccccccggcaaCCTTTCTGAAAAGTAATTATTCCCACAgctagatatatacatatactgaGTCTAGCCACGTTCTAAAGATGTCACAAAACTCTAAACTCAAACTTATGATTCAAGTtcaacatgtacaaacatgtaaggGCAAAGTGAACAATTGTGATTAACATAACACTGTACCCACCTGTTTATGTAGTACCCTTGGAGGTCAGCAAATCCTGCCGTACTGTTCGGAAACCCTCGCTGTCGCATGAATTGCTGTACTTCTTCATTGCTGTTCCTGTGGGTCAGACGAAAACAGGCATTTGACGAAAACAAACGTTTTTACGGCATTAACATCATACTCAACTCAAAAGTGATTTGAGCTAAGTTATTCTTTTTGGAAGCACACGATATTCACAATCATTAAAGTCCGTGAATAGCTTGGGAAGTCACtgaatatatgtaaatactttacttttgggaccgcatctgtaagcagcgacacctatagctgcagtacaaagtaaatcagtcagaattgccctgaggaaggtgacaggcggcCACCAAATGTCGGTGGAagaaaacacttggttgtataGAAATAGTATTTTTAATCAATCGTTACAGTCATTTTCATTCTCCATGTTTCCATCCTTCGGTCTAACCATTCTCAATGAAATGAGAGTTTACCAGCATTGGAAGCGGACCTCATCACCGCCCACATGGAAATATTCATCCGCAAAAACTTCTCGGATCTCCTCAAACAGCCTCTGCATGAAGGTGTATGTACTGTCGCGGGCCGGGTTGGCCGGGCCGAGGTAGTAGATGTCTGGTTGGAAACTCGTCGGATAACACCttagaaaacagaacaaaaatgcTCATTTTAGTCATTTCAGTTGTCAGTGCTGTTCCTTTCATTTAAACATTATCAGAAAGTCAGTTTGTAttcgaattccttttaaaaatatTAAATTGTGTTCTCAAATACTTGTACGCCACACAATCAAAACCCAAACCCTTGTGCTCGATGATCATTCGAAATTATTCGAGATCATTCGAAATCATTGATTCAGTTCTATCAAAATAATATATGACCGAGCTTTAGCAATGTGCACAAAATGTTGAATGCTGATGTTGAAATCTTCTATTTGAACCAAAGCAGAACCATGGTCATGATAGAATGATAGACCTTCTTGTGTTGAAGAAGGGTCATGATCAACTGACCTGGTTAGAAGTTCCGGATGACCTTGACCCCAAGACATCATGTGACCAGGGGAATCGAATTCCGGGATGACTCTGATTCCGCGCAGGCGCGCAAACTCAATCACTTGTGTGACGTCAGCTGGTGTGTAGATGTGCTTCTTAGTGTACGCACCCTGGTAAacaaatattatatatatacatcattaACCAGTGTAAACACAAATTGATGCTGATTCGTGAAACTTTATAATTACTTTCGGCTCAATGGCGCCTTCCCAGCAAAATGTACTTATCCACATCTTCTAATAGACAACAACATTTTCTACACATGCATATGTACCGCAGTATTTTACCTTAGAGGGgaaaaatgtaccaccaaagatggcatacctCTATTTCAATAAAGGCTTGGAATAAGGAGACACCAACTGAAACCTTTACTTTGATGCAttaccccgagctgacccctggaaaatcaaaatggccgccgtcattggcaagaggtctattcCACCGGAGGCTACGACCGCTCAGCGGCCAAAGATTTGACAGCTTGCTGAACGAATTTCATAAATGTAGAACGATTCTGTGATTCGtcgtctttcaaatcatacttttaataataactttattgtaagttcatgcccgaaggctaattgcagacaaacaaatacatggaTATACACGGGAATCGACATTAACATCTTGAATCATATTCCTGTTATGacatcaagggttacacaaatccactGTACTCACTGTACGATCGCTCAGCGATTGCCGTCTCTTTAATTATGATTGACACAACAGTGTCAGTACTTTcgtgtacacatacatgtagctacagatCCTGTGTATTTCAACAGGTGCAGGGATACGTCTTACAACGGTGTGTTCTTACCTTTCCGCTGAGATCTGGAAAAGTTGTACTCTGGAAGGGAAAGGCCTGATCATCCACCATGTGCCAGTGGAGCACGTTCATCTTGTTGTAAGCCATGGCGTCCTGTGGGAAATATTGGCTTGATTTATATCTAAAGATAAATCAATGTCTTCAACTGGATACGATACGGAGATTGCTTccagacgttttgagtgacgTACATCACTCTTtgtcagcgtcactagaatcaACATTGTAAATATACGTATTGTATGGGTATTGCAGGCTTGGGGCTTTGTTAGATTAAATGTTTATACTAATCCGCCAGTTGACAGAAGTAACAAGACCACAAGGTAAAATTCTGAATGTTTCTGTGTTTTGCTTAATGAAATCTTTGTAAGGGCCATTCTGGTCTAACTCTCTGTTTGTTGCAAGCgttttcctgaaattacattgCAAGATACTAAAAACGCACAGCACATGAGAAAGACTTGCTACATTAGAACGCACAGGAGAAGCAATGGTCAGAATTCTTTTGCCTAAATGTGTATATTTTGACTGACACAGAAACCCAAATGCACCTACCACGTGCTGCATAATGAACGGGAGCGGGAGGTAGTGTCTGGCCGTGTCTATCATGACGCCTCTGTGCGGAAACCTGGGAGAATCACTGATAGTCGTCCCGTTTATCACGTGCTGTTAGGTACAGGAATCGAAAGATAAACGCATGTTTATTACAACCCCTTTCCTTccgtaaataatttcatcaggttggtacaacataggatattggagatttctttttacacaatcagTAAATCTCACGTTTCTGTGTCGGTCAAACACCTTCCTCaaagcttctgactggagtactgcttctcgccgctataagtaaaCAATTTACATTACTATCAGGAAGTCAACACCTGTGATGAACCGGGGCGAGGGGGGATAgaagcttagccacgtttgggattgtatTCTCGCCACAAAcgcgccacctacttcggctacttatagcgatgagaagcagcactccaatcagaagctctgaagaaggtgtctgacagacaccgaaacgtcaggtgagattcctggttgtgtaaaaagaaaactccgaTACAACGCCTTTCCACTAGAGGATGCGAAATCTTTGACCGCCCTACAACCAAATATTTGGCAGGTCGGTCAACGAATTTCGTCgataaaaacaaaattcttaACGTTTTacgtgctttgttgtcttttattatcttgcatcatattgcaattatgaaatcaagggttgcaTATTTCCAATTCTGGTCGCTGTATGGTCGCTCAGTGACCGCCGACTTAAGGGCTTTCAACGTTACCTACGAGAAAGACAAGTAAAAAGTTTTGATTACAGTAAGGTCCTAAACAAACTCATGGCAACACAAGGTGAAAGGCATTAAACTGATGCAGTATGGTTGTGAACAATCATGGCTTTGTATTTAGTAGGTTGCGACTGGACATATTCTTTTGATTATTGGCGTCAGTTGAGTCTTAACATTAAGTTTGGTTGAAGTCTTTCCCGCACCAtgcagatggtgcatagggtgggcccatctccatttcaatagcccttggaccacacaactttgtaTAATCACTGCAGCAGAGGGCTAGTTCACTGGTATTGGAGTGTGTCTTGTCGAGTCTTATCATAGTGTTTGTTATTACCTGGCCGTTCTCTTCGTACACCAGCTGACTGAATGTCTCCAATCCCCTAAGAGCGCCCCATGCGGTTTGGGCCCGAAGTGTCGCACCGTCAGAATTTACCAAAATGGAGTCTGAGGTAAATGATAAATGAAGCATTGCAAAttagaaaaagagagaaaatgcGAAAGCAGAAAAAGCCTTAGCGTCGACAATATTCGTATTGCTGTTAATGGTGACAGGAGGAGAAGCAACGAcaccatttttgaaaataaatggaCCTCCCTGTTTAAATGCAGGCAGATCTCCGACTGGCCGatctctttttacacaaccaagtgatttatttaaccgacgtttcggtgaccatctgtcaccttcatcaaggcaaatctgactggttcactttgcactgcatcacaggtgtcgctgcttacaggtgcgttcccaaacgtaaagtattcacatactagtatatacactgttacagggaaCGGCATCCACAATGCGGTcgcaaacgtacagaagtgtaacacatacactacTATCAGGCAATAAACAATGAAATAATTAACCTCTACTTcttaagaatgcggtcccaaaagtgaCTGACAagaagtctttttattctgctCATGGATACTTCCTTGCCAACCGACAGATCTGCTTCGAGATCATGTGAAGCTGGTTATCACCACAACCTTAGTAACTAACTGACAGGTACTTACATGACTCGTCCGAGTCCAGACTAGGATACCTGGTGCACCCGTGTGTGACGGTCACCACCAGCTTGTCCAGAGTCACGTCTCCGTCCACCCCTACCCTCTCTTCCTCCGGGATCCAGAACAGCAACTCACCGTACCTGCAGTCATTTTCATAATTCGTTTTTTAAGGAGTTCAttaacagcttccgttaattcccctagctttctccatttgactaacttacaaaaaACAATCTTAcaactaaaatcaaccaacccacttacgatacaaaacgtgggtcttttcattttccactgccttcaaaaaagaagtcaaacccaaccatagtcaaccttaggtAACATACAACTTTcattgtagactagataactatatcgattcccatgtatttccatgtacttgtttgtctgcaattagcctccgggcatgaacttacaataaagttattattatcaacGCTtaagtgtttggcccagagcccAGAGGTCGTGGGTTCGAATTCTCTGACTTGGCATCGATATCCACGTCCCTGGGAAAGGCGTTTTACATGACTTTTCTCATTCCATCCAtttgtaaaaatgggtacctgacttcggttggggaggtgaaagttggtggaaggagagggatgggctccgcctttcaATACAGTGtcatagacacagtggataacaacccactacccctaccgcctcaaaaaggctatgggactaccttgaCCTTTTCCCACCATTAGCAATAATTGATAAAACATAAGATGTGATCTCTTCATATCTTTGCGTTATGAGCTGTTATGATAGCAAAgcccaaaatctaaacatttctagGTCCCAGGAagatctacccacatactaagtatcaatccatccaagcattcttgagttatcgtgttgacacacacacacacagacagacacacacacaaacgaacgctgactaaaacataaccttctcggcgaaggtaatgaaaagaaataaaatgagAGGACCCAGATCATAATTAGTTGGAGACGTCTGATACATAAAATACACAGTGTCATCATCTTATGTTTACCTTGTGGTAATGATTAATATAGATCGATCATAAACACATCAAACTTCATAAAAGTTGAGGATGTGTGAACAGCACATACCTACTTAAGGCGTGATCCAGAACTTCCTTGCACTCCCCATCACTCACTGCAGCAGAGCTGGAGTCAGACTCCATCTTGAAATTACGAGGGTCGAGAGAGAATCTCACGGACGTTGGGACCATGGTCCTCGGCTGAGGCCAAACCGTTCCCCGGGCAACTTTATCCTCACGTGCCTTTTCATACCAGGACGTCTGGTACGACCATTCTGCCACAGTTACTTGAAGACTAAGCGCGACTAAAACTACCAAAAACTGCTTCATCTTTCTAGTAGCAGAAATCAGTGTTACACTCTCCAAGGTCTCTGACTAAGTGTTGGAGTCCGAGTTAAAATTTGCTTACTTCGATTGGAGGCCAAACTTTGAGTTACTTATCATGTAAACAAGGTTATCACGACCCATATTGTTGTGACATCGTGGTAGAGAGTAGGGTTGAGCTTAATTGGTAACCGATTATTGGTAAAGCGTCGTAAATGCTTTTAGGATTTATAACTTACGATAGAAGCACGCACCTCCATAGCTACTGTCAACAAAGCCGACCTCGGGGCACACTTCAGACAACATGGATCGAAATGTTTATTCTATTCGTAATTCTTACATTTTGCTATGTCAGGTGAGGTTTTCAAAGGTTGAGCTGAAGAAGACATAGGGGCGAGTCATTAATTC comes from Branchiostoma lanceolatum isolate klBraLanc5 chromosome 2, klBraLanc5.hap2, whole genome shotgun sequence and encodes:
- the LOC136426623 gene encoding beta-hexosaminidase subunit beta-like, producing MIDTARHYLPLPFIMQHVDAMAYNKMNVLHWHMVDDQAFPFQSTTFPDLSGKGAYTKKHIYTPADVTQVIEFARLRGIRVIPEFDSPGHMMSWGQGHPELLTRCYPTSFQPDIYYLGPANPARDSTYTFMQRLFEEIREVFADEYFHVGGDEVRFQCWNSNEEVQQFMRQRGFPNSTAGFADLQGYYINRIIDILHQVPKRTRGIVWQEIFDNFQISDSPTVNISKNILGLNLDTIVHVWEWNDTRYQGTPFKEELSKVTGAGYRAILSSCYYLNYISYGRDWPQYYECDPHDFTGTEQQKELVIGGEACLWGEWVDSTNFVPRMWPRASAVAERLWSPRDVSDSDAASPRMEEQRCRMVRRGIPAQPQGPSYCEYEWNILSQLPNYRPVITSSGPRVAEGQFHNMLLNVLVLAFAKFMI